One window from the genome of Scatophagus argus isolate fScaArg1 chromosome 13, fScaArg1.pri, whole genome shotgun sequence encodes:
- the LOC124069005 gene encoding myomegalin-like isoform X2, producing MLDLKMKETCRICGRELCGNQRRWIFHPTAKLNLQVLLSHALGRELTRDGRGEFACSKCTFMLDRMYRFDTVIARVEALSIERLQRLLQEKHRLRQCIGGLYRKTNSEEGAVTLAGVNEGPGDGMVDISGLTHAKYCALLQDDLVYSLYESWADDSLDCPHHHPQCPGGPGSEATITGSHRCVASTPRKCRGCSYLRVADSDYEAVCKVPRKLARSISCGPSTRYSASIIVGSVTGGVGGGGEEKRENVEESEEAPSSLTLVPGSQDPSRTSDSDRTLAGRASSSPSIASLETTEEYIQPGAIADGPLSSPREPIDDRISDSFSEDHMGNPHDQASPGPSLSLALCLLQSYAVHRPVRSSKGSKLPVLLRRSSSNGGVRVDSPDPVLGVSYGAPDRERNNHMPASEMESPRIRLDVGLDQVPNLADMEDLLEDLYKEYPPPPPHQSLVEEQQSQLNQYECAAGQCVSELQKAQLQVQSLQAKIQESEANNMKLQEKLNEMESELRSIRQAAQSQERTIQGLTESNNTKDREAQELYELIDGQNTMLCKLREMAHRNQLAQCKAPEGVSESLTLAQLQGELVGVQSSLFSLGLELEASQRSLRQSQRQGDDLMRFKDRLNSDLQEVLQHREVTEKHNQDLRCALQKTRSELQAKEAALKESEAERHAVVQEKDRNVAQLKRSLQDKEQQLQEYSEMLESAGSSKPRDALLEKLRERIKERDRALERSIDDKFHSVEELEGQVRRLQLALREKERDLERLRCILSNNEETITSLDALVRGKELELEQAAEAYRNLQWLKQQSEEKERHTLREKDTIISQLQAALQTRSQETQDLTGALVARVQAGPTEVVEELKARLALKEKLFQELLSDRSRQSNEHQAQVQDMLNTLSSKDQYLQDYSYRLSLVISEQTSQLQELRRQLSLREQELCELKRDKEREMGGETEHLQSLLKEKEAFIKELMQGQEEVMQPFSKESEAEMRAMQEELQLVLKKEREAQTELSALRLSLAHQQVTPANTKDNSDHQCVLEQLVSEYNKLNEALKAEKRLYQNLVQIHTKSDSSEKVQALHTELDSVQALRRQLEEVLARTRNIALVLEREAKKQPDLGELSTEEEEEEEEGDDEDVSSDEFTDSIEEDDDKLTGRNLASIQARGPECVTGTPLRGADVKQLEEAKKTLENQLQEICLQLERDGYTTVAQMRSALQRLQQENQALKESCEVVGLRTNTKKNLKSLIQEEEDEEEEDEEEEEQEEEDTEEEEEEEEGEETPPQLVGKRGPPCVSLSDERGKRQCMRPLTTHHHRHQPETEVEPAGGSSEVGELWQDIEEGLREQAARLSSDLSLSHQENRELQERLMVSEATVHAQAEQLKDYRDLLTETSVQQASKQVQVDLQDLGYETCGRSENEAEREDTSSPEFDDLEMCTSLSHHQVYEGGGGSWYAGNCSSNQGAYEMRGESASLQHLVQDLRSQLTRCHKVIRGLQLRVRSLSATSDYASSLERTPRKVNWAFETSPAPSGVEEDEGWMSDTQGIHSGSKPSRELQELMARVESLEAQLKSSRREGKGQAEEEKCATWPGKYNSLIQTQARELSHLRQRMREGQGVCHILTQNLGDTTKAFEELLRANDIDYYMGQSFREQLAQNTALAQRVVAKISGRDRAESHNDKTGHELLALQLSKELQQKDKIIESLHTKLQQRPETPSSCHALSETTDQSDRTSLVSDEYRTNEDLELCSELDAREYQEEHRQQQPGHGSGQDVPPSVCLPHGFLKSSSSCPNMLCSARVGLTNQSSRALFSEPVSFSLSAPSGPDVWGVEVTSDPRPRALSVIAVRPELDTLYKKMNEQNRDFAVPDDKPLFTLPPGAHNQHNLSSYSQLSHHAFQQYQLGGIPDSHSLKCDSGPVTGGTLWDMDNMVQPAGSFSESPGHQQGGNHAGVNFIEEHLREVRCLRQRLEESIRTNERLRQQLEEKLSTAGRDGGAPTNIYIQGLDTVTQLSNEIRVLKEENLGLQSRLQASTDTCEEVVQLREAVFTARARLKQAELEAEQWKEELRRLQAHSQEQGQQIHTLRQERQASQEKTNRLQHEVSLLQQQLCEGRELIHSLQSELQVYDRVCSGTKANKGYLCELPGLPVELGELLAEVRSLRAQLQNSVQENSALKQLELHKQLEQKLGVGSPRTPSLSALTASPQRENFYRRQLLHDPAPSPPVRDIGLFNCGSPGPPYSDLDDSHSTANDPLDPHSELEGEAPDGSFANRNGRHTIGHVDDFSALQQQVLEGRSLVQRMETTLQACLGPSLLEGNRRQSNELVLDYGCVKSLLSSTKTLRQILEEAMSLLKMFWRAALPSTDPSIQNLKKEQCMQEEILSLKLRISEQEEVLKGTIQRLRSTSRTKENMEHFIVNQLSRTRDVLKKARTNLEKNELRLSSLSSSSSSPYAAEDPGGIARERPADGSFLKTGGASGAAANQRPAARKRSSQCLL from the exons AGGGTCAGAGGCAACAATCACAGGCTCACATCGCTGTGTTGCCAGCACTCCCAGGAAGTGTCGGGGATGTTCCTACTTACGGGTGGCAGACTCTGACTATGAAGCTGTTTGCAAAGTGCCCAGAAAGCTGGCACGGAGTATTTCCTGTGGCCCATCAACCAGATATTCAGCCAGTATTATTGTAGGGAGTGTGACTGGgggagtgggaggaggtggggaagagaaaagagaaaatgtggagGAGTCAGAAGAAGCCCCCTCCTCTCTAACTCTGGTCCCTGGTTCTCAGGACCCCTCGAGGACATCAGACAGCGATCGCACCCTGGCTGGACGAGCCAGCTCCAGCCCATCAATAGCTTCCTTAGAGACAACTGAAGAATATATTCAGCCTGGGGCCATTGCAGATGGGCCGCTTAGCTCCCCCAGGGAACCAATAGATGATCGAATATCTGACTCCTTCTCTGAAGACCACATGGGAAACCCACATGACCAAGCCTCACCTGGACCCAGCCTCTCTTTAGCCCTCTGTTTGCTGCAGAGCTATGCTGTCCACCGACCAGTCCGGAGCTCTAAGGGGAGCAAATTGCCAGTGCTGCTTCGCAGGAGCTCTAGCAATGGAGGGGTGAGAGTGGACTCCCCTGATCCAGTTCTGGGAGTGTCTTATGGAGCTCCAGATAGAGAAAGAAACAACCACATGCCAGCATCTGAGATGGAGAGCCCTCGAATCAGGCTAGATGTTGGACTTGATCAGGTGCCGAACCTGGCTGACATGGAAGATTTATTGGAAGATTTGTACAAAGAATATCCTCCCCCGCCTCCCCACCAG AGCCTTGttgaggagcagcagagtcAACTGAACCAGTATGAGTGTGCGGCTggtcagtgtgtcagtgagCTGCAGAAGGCCCAGCTCCAGGTCCAGTCCTTGCAGGCCAAGATCCAGGAGAGCGAGGCCAACAACATG AAGCTGCAGGAGAAGTTGAATGAGATGGAGTCTGAGCTGCGTTCAATCCGTCAGGCTGCTCAGAGTCAGGAAAGAACCATTCAGGGTCTCACAGAGTCCAACAACACCAAAGACCGTGAG GCCCAGGAGCTGTACGAGCTGATTGATGGGCAGAACACCATGCTGTGTAAGCTGAGAGAAATGGCCCACCGCAACCAGCTTGCTCAATGCAAG GCTCCAGAGGGGGTCAGCGAATCCTTGACGCTCGCCCAGCTGCAGGGCGAGCTGGTGGGGGTGCAGAGCTCCCTATTCTCCCTTGGTCTAGAGCTGGAAGCCAGCCAAAGGAGTCTGAGACAGAGTCAGAGGCAAGGAGATGACCTGATGAGGTTCAAGGACAGACTCAACTCTGATCTACAGGAGGTACTGCAGCACAGGGAggtcactgaaaaacacaaccag GACCTTCGTTGTGCTCTTCAGAAGACTCGCTCTGAGCTTCAGGCTAAAGAAGCAGCTCTGAAGGAAAGCGAGGCAGAGAGACACGCTGTGGTGCAGGAAAAAGACAGGAACGTCGCACAGCTCAAACGCTCTCTGCAGGACAAGGAGCAACAGTTACAG GAGTACTCAGAGATGTTGGAGTCAGCAGGAAGCTCCAAACCAAGAGATGCCCTGCTAGAGAAACTAAGAGAGCGTAttaaagaaagagacagagctctggag CGTTCGATCGATGACAAATTCCACtctgtggaggagctggagggtCAGGTGAGGAGGCTGCAGCTGGCCCTCAGGGAGAAGGAACGAGACCTGGAGAGACTCCGCTGCATCCTGTCCAACAATGAGGAGACCATCACG AGTCTGGACGCCTTGGTGCGCGGTAAAGAACTGGAGCTGGAGCAGGCTGCAGAGGCCTACAGGAACCTCCAGTGGctgaagcagcagagtgaggagaaggagaggcatACGCTGAGAGAGAAGGACACCATCATCAGCCAATTACAGGCAGCTCTACAGACACGCAGCCAGGAGACACAG GATCTGACAGGTGCCCTCGTTGCCAGAGTTCAGGCAGGTCCTACTGAGGTCGTAGAGGAGCTGAAGGCTCGGCTGGCACTGAAAGAGAAGTTGTTCcaggagctgctgtctgacCGCAGTCGCCAGTCTAATGAACACCAAGCACAGGTCCAAGACATGCTAAACACGCTCAGCTCCAAAGACCAGTATCTGCAG GACTACTCTTACAGGCTCTCCCTTGTGATAAGCGAGCAGACCAGCCAGCTGCAGGAGCTCCGCAGACAACTGTCACTGAGAGAGCAGGAGCTGTGCGAGCTGAAACgggacaaggagagagagatgggaggagagacGGAGCATCTGCAGAGCCTGCTTAAAGAGAAAGAAGCCTTTATCAAG GAACTGATGCAGGGCCAAGAGGAGGTGATGCAGCCGTTTTCTAAAGAGAGCGAGGCAGAAATGAGGGCTATGCAGGAGGAGTTGCAACTGGTActgaagaaggagagagaggctCAG ACGGAGCTCTCTGCTCTGCGTTTGTCTTTGGCTCACCAGCAGGTCACACCAGCGAACACTAAGGACAATTCTGATCACCAA TGTGTGCTGGAGCAGCTTGTGTCAGAGTACAACAAGCTGAACGAAGCCCTGAAGGCGGAGAAGAGATTATACCAAAATCTTGTGCAGATTCACACCAAGAGTGACAG CTCAGAGAAGGTCCAGGCTCTCCACACTGAGCTAGACTCAGTTCAGGCTCTCCGTCGACAGCTGGAGGAGGTCCTGGCCAGGACCCGTAACATAGCCCTGGTGCTGGAAAGGGAGGCTAAAAAGCAGCCTGACTTAGGAG AGctcagcacagaggaagaagaggaggaggaggagggagacgaTGAAGATGTCAGCAGTGACGAGTTCACAGACAGCATagaggaagatgatgataaATTGACAGGCAGAAATTTGGCCTCCATTCAG GCTCGTGGACCGGAGTGTGTGACCGGCACACCTCTGAGGGGAGCTGATGTAAAACAGCTTGAGGAAGCAAAGAAGACCCTTGAAAATCAGCTTCAAGAAATATGTTTACAACTTGAGAGGGATGGATACACCACCGTGGCTCAGATGAG GAGCGCActgcagaggctgcagcaggagaacCAGGCCCTGAAAGAAAGCTGTGAAGTTGTGGGactgaggacaaacacaaagaagaatcTGAAGAGCCTAATccaggaagaggaagacgaagaggaggaggacgaggaggaggaagaacaggaggaggaggatacagaggaagaagaagaagaagaagaaggggaggaAACACCTCCACAGCTTGTGGGGAAGCGAGGTCCTCCGTGTGTTAGCCTGAGTGACGAGCGAGGGAAGAGGCAGTGCATGAGACCTCTGACGACCCATCATCACAGGCACCAGCCTGAGACG gaggtggagccagCTGGTGGTAGCAGCGAGGTGGGAGAACTGTGGCAGGATATAGAGGAAGGTCTCCGTGAGCAGGCGGCCCGTCTGAGCTCTGATCTGTCTCTGAGCCACCAAGAgaacagagagctgcaggaaaGACTGATGGTGTCTGAGGCAACAGTCCACGCTCAGGCTGAACAGCTGAAGGACTACAGAGACCTGCTCA cagagacaTCAGTCCAGCAGGCCAGTAAGCAGGTTCAGGTGGACCTCCAGGACTTGGGTTATGAGACTTGTGGTCGCAGTGAGAACGAAGCTGAGAGAGAAGACACCAGCAGCCCAG AGTTTGATGACCTGGAGATGTGCACATCACTGTCTCATCACCAAGTCTACGAGGGTGGAGGTGGCAGCTGGTACGCTGGTAACTGCAGCAGTAACCAAGGTGCTTATGAAATGAGGGGTGAGTCAGCCTCTCTGCAACATCTGGTCCAGGATCTCCGCTCACAGCTGACCCGCTGCCACAAAGTGATCCGTGGGCTGCAGCTGCGTGTCCGCTCGCTATCCGCCACCAGCGACTACGCCTCCAGCCTAGAGCGCACCCCACGCAAG GTAAACTGGGCCTTTGAGACATCACCGGCCCCCAGTGGTGTGGAAGAGGATGAAGGCTGGATGTCTGACACCCAGGGGATTCACTCAGGGTCCAAGCCCAGCAGGGAACTGCAAGAACTGATGGCACGAGTTGAGTCACTGGAGGCCCAACTGAAGAGCTCCAGACGTGAGGGCAAAGGccaagcagaggaggagaaatgtgCCACCTGGCCTGG CAAGTACAACTCTCTGATCCAGACACAAGCTCGTGAGCTGTCCCACCTGAGgcagaggatgagagagggGCAAGGAGTCTGCCATATCCTCACCCAGAACCTGGGTGACACCACCAAG GCATTTGAGGAGCTGCTACGTGCCAATGATATTGATTACTACATGGGTCAGAGCTTCAGAGAGCAGCTGGCACAGAACACTGCCCTGGCACAAAGAGTGGTCGCCAAAATCAGTGGAC GTGATCGTGCAGAAAGCCACAATGACAAGACAGGCCATGAGCTGCTTGCCCTGCA GCTGAGCAAGGAGCTCCAGCAGAAAGATAAAATCATAGAGTCACTCCACACCAAGCTGCAGCAGCGTCCAGAGACTCCATCCAGCTGCCACGCTCTCTCTGAGACCACAGACCAATCCGACAGAACCTCCCTGGTGTCTGATGAGTACAGAACCAATGAAGACTTAGAGCTGTGCTCTGAATTAGACGCCAGAGAATATCAGGAGGAGCAccggcagcagcagccaggacACGGATCAGGACAAGACG tccctccatctgtctgtcttcctcatGGCTTCCTCAAGTCCTCCAGTAGCTGTCCCAACATGCTTTGCTCTGCCCGTGTGGGTTTGACCAATCAGTCCTCCAGAG CCCTTTTCAGTGAGCCtgtctccttctccctctctgccccCTCTGGCCCTGATGTCTGGGGTGTGGAAGTCACTTCTGACCCCCGGCCCAGGGCCCTGTCTGTGATCGCAGTTCGCCCAGAGCTGGACACGCTGTACAAAAAGATGAATGAGCAGAACAGGG aCTTTGCAGTCCCCGATGATAAACCTCTGTTCACTCTACCACCTGGTGCCCACAACCAGCACAACCTCTCCAGCTACAGCCAGCTATCCCATCATGCCTTTCAACAGTATCAGCTGGGTGGCATTCCAGACAGCCACTCACTGAAGTGCGATTCAGGTCCAGTGACAGGAGGGACTTTGTGGGACATGGACAACATGGTTCAGCCGGCTGGAAGCTTTTCTGAATCACCCGGACACCAGCAAGGAGGCAACCATGCAG GGGTGAATTTCATTGAGGAACACTTGCGGGAGGTGAGGTGTCTCCGTCAGCGTCTGGAGGAGTCCATTAGGACCAATGAGAGACTGCGACAGCAGCTGGAAGAGAAACTGTCCACCGCTGGGCGTGATGGAG GGGCTCCAACAAACATCTACATTCAGGGGCTGGACACGGTCACTCAACTGTCCAATGAGATCAGAGTCCTGAAGGAAGAGAACTTGGGTCTACAGTCACGCCTGCAGGCCAGCACAG ACACGTGTGAGGAGGTGGTGCAGTTGCGTGAGGCTGTGTTTACAGCACGTGCCCGCCTGAAACAAGCAGAGCTGGAGGCAGAGCAGTGGAAGGAAGAGCTAAGACGACTTCAGGCTCACAGTCAGGAGCAGGGACAGCAGATACACACATTAAGGCAGGAACGGCAGGCCAGTCAGGAGAAAACTAACAG GCTCCAGCATGAGGTGTCtctactgcagcagcagctctgtgaaggcAGGGAGCTCATCCACTCCCTGCAGAGTGAACTACAAGTGTATGATCGAGTGTGTTCCGGCACAAAGGCCAACAAAG GCTACCTGTGTGAGCTCCCGGGTCTACCGGTGGAGCTGGGAGAGCTGCTTGCTGAGGTGAGGAGTCTGCGAGCTCAGTTGCAAAACAGTGTCCAGGAGAACAGCGCCCTCAAACAACTGGAGCTCCACAAGCAGCTGGAGCAGAAGCTTGGTGTCGGCTCTCCTCGGACTCCCTCCCTGTCTGCCCTCACTGCCAGCCCTCAAAGAGAAAACTTCTACAGGCGACAGCTGCTACACG ACCCAGCTCCGTCTCCACCGGTCAGGGACATTGGACTGTTTAACTGTGGATCTCCCGGTCCTCCCTACTCCGACCTGGACGACAGCCATAGCACTGCCAATG ACCCTCTTGACCCTCACTCTGAGCTGGAGGGGGAGGCCCCCGATGGATCGTTTGCAAACCGCAACGGCCGCCACACCATCGGTCACGTGGATGACTTCAGTGCTCTTCAGCAGCAGGTCTTAGAGGGCCGAAGCCTTGTCCAGCGCATGGAGACAACCCTGCAGGCCTGCCTTGGCCCATCACTGCTGGAGGGCAACCGGAGACAGAGCAATGAGCTG GTCCTGGACTACGGGTGTGTGAAGAGTCTGCTGTCCAGCACCAAGACTTTGAGGCAGATTCTGGAGGAGGCGATGTCTCTACTGAAGATGTTCTGGAGAGCAGCTCTGCCCAGCACCGATCCCTCCATCCAAAACCTTAAGAAG gagcaGTGTATGCAGGAGGAGATCTTGTCCCTGAAACTGCGTATATCAGAGCAGGAAGAAGTGCTTAAAGGGACAATTCAAAGACTGAGGAGCACCAGCCGCACCAAGGAGAATATGGAGCACTTCATAGTCAACCAAT tgtcaaGGACTCGTGATGTGCTGAAGAAAGCAAGGACAAATTTAGAG AAGAATGAGCTGAGACTTTCTTCTCtaagctcctcctcttcctctccttatGCTG